CAGTATTAGAAggagaacaacaacaacaacaacaacaacaacaacaaacactCTTTTGTAGCAACCATCACATGGATCCGAAGAACACCGCCACCACAGGAGGAGCAGCTCCTACaccgtcgccgccaccgcccgCGACaagcggtggcggtggcggtgagACGACGGTGCCGTCGGCGATGTGGGGGACGCGGCAGATGGGGCAGCCGGCGGCGCCGACGGCGCACCCGGGGAAccaggaggcggcggcggggcagTGGCGGCCGCGGGCGGCGGACGAGGAGGCGCCGCCCTACGTGCTGGAGCGGCAGCCGGTGGCGCACAAGCCCAACGCCAGCCCCATGGAGCACATCCTCGACTTCTTCAACTCCTGGACCACCAAGGCCGAGGAGCTCGCCTCCAGCATCTGGCTCAACTGTAACCGCTTCTCCTTCCCTTCTACCTACTGTACTCTActgtagttataactgcatgCATGCGTTCTCTTCTACGTACTGTACTGTAATTATAACTGCATGCGTATTCAAATCCGTTGCTCGACTTACTTATTATAATTGAATAACTATAACAGCTAGAGAActagttttaaataaaaaaaataaaattagaaagaattattaaatttgatagaattcTTTTTATTACCTAATCGAGTAATAAAAAGGGGCGGTTTTAAACCTACCCTTCTAAAACTGTAAAACAACATAGATGTTCCTCCCCAAAAGTTCCAAGTATTGTCATTAGCCCTCTAAACATACAACTTAATCATCAATATCATTCTCGCTGcaacaaaattagattataggaacAGATGTTGGGGACACTTTTGTCTAAGTATCTCacttatgtcaaaattttaaaaaacatctactaatccctaaatataaagcagaatccaatgaaaaataaaatgttactataCTCAACCCATCCAACTCAGCCAATTTGGCCCGATTCTAAacataaagacaaaaaaaaaaaagaaaacatcgATTGCCATCTCCctttctcccctcactcaatctactgaaatcctagacgaagggCTCTTCTCTCTCGTCCTCCtttgccaccgcagccaacgagatagagttcttgctagatgcttaaataagtgttgctaaattagcaatacttttttaggttataacgacactctttaactgttgctatatatacctagcgaccccacatataacagcacattttaaaagtgtcggtaatttagccagcagtattttttttgacctataccgacatttaaaagtgtcgctatagaccgtttttattgtagtgtctaaatatttaaaactatCACCAATACTTCTAAACCTTAAGACGCTcatattatatttcataatatttctCAATTCACAAAAGCATCTAAAAAATTAGAACTTTTTTGAGAGGGTATAGAAAAAATTAacctttaattaaaaaaaagaaaagaaaaagcaatGCTAATCATCCGTAGGCCTTTGTGGTTTATATTAACCCACTtgtcttatcaatttttattagaattaaTTTAAGAAGGTTACATCACCCTTGGATCCTTGGGGGTATGATCGATGTACACTCTAATATAGGATGTACGTATAGTAACAATTATCTTTTCTTGGtggataaattatatttaaatccaTAGATTAaggataaattaaattaattattgacCCCTGAAAAATCTTCTATATTGTTCATTTTTGTCCATCCAAAGTTTCGaagtttttcatttttgaaaatttaattgtaGGAAATTTGCGCTAGATTTGGCGGACACAAAATTCATATTGCTAGAACGGTCCAAAATTAAGCGTACTAGCCTCGAGATGATAAAATGAAACAATAGAAATACAGTCGAAGTCaagtcaataataataaaaagaaccGACTgtctctaaagcaagtggcaaagggcttggtggtcgGTATCCGAGACcgaagttcaaatcctagttaattcacattcccagctaagtttatttctaaataaaataaacgaagcgggtaacgtactacctatctctcaaataataataataataataataataataaaactagaAACAAAAGTTTGAGTGATAGTCCTGCACACGAAATGATTCCGCCGCATAAGAGCTACAGAGATACCGCACCCGAATCCGAGTGTCGCCACATTATTCTAAGGCTCTGTTTTCCAGTCCCAAGTTCGGCTCGTGTGATTCGGGCTGGGCTAGTCGTGTCGTGTTGCGCTGACCCGTCGGATTTTCTCACATCTTTTGGATTGGCTGCATAATGCATAGAAGCAGCATTTGAGATTGTGgatttagggcctgtttggcctagcttctaaaaaaataatttctgaaaaaataattttggtttgAAGAAGTGATATTGCTTAAAAGTTATAGAGCATTTGgcggagtttagataaaagtaattttttctaaagtgattttaaaaagctgtttagcaaattaaaaattttgaaaagctgtttgaaaagcaatttaattttaaaaatatatttaaattttaaactttaaaatttacaatttaaatttaaaatttaaaatttaaaataattatgaaatataaaatttaaaatttaaaatttgaatattttaaatataaaatataaaatttgaatatttaaaatttaaaattaaaattttgaatatttaaaatttaaaaattaaaattttaaattttaaattataaaattttaaatttataatttgaagattaaaatttattaatttttaattttaaaaatttgaaatttataatttgtagattaaaaattataatttaaaatttaaaaattttaaattttaaaatctaaaagaaatttgtgacactccaatagtcccacatcggatagaaatggggttgtcattggatttataagagacttagacactagtaataataNtgaaatttgaaattttaaaatctgaaatttgaattttgaaatttgaattttgaaatttgaaatatgaaataaaatttgaaattttaaaatctaaaatttgagatttgaaatttaaaattaaaatttaaaatttaaaatctatatttcaaattttaaattttaaattttaaaattttaaaattttaaaatgaatctgaaaattaaaatttaaaatttaaaatttaaattaaatttaaatatttaaactaaaataaaaataaaattttgaagtttaaatccaaaTCAGAATCAAttttcaagaagcagcttttttctgcttctgattctgaggctttcaaaatcagttttctgattctaaaaaacagaatcagattttaaaagtaagttgccaaacgctctattgagccgaaaatcacttttcaacctaaaagcgctttttaaaagttaggccaaacacTCCCTTATTGAGAGATTAGATAACACTCTGTAAGATTTAAAGGGCAAAATGATTTGTTAccataaaaaggaaaaattttcgAGTGGACAATTTCaaaggatatatatatctataattttatactctggccaaaaaaaacatataattttgaaactttatgGAGGTACGTATGAATGAACGTTATTTCACTCAAATGCATTGGTGTTTGTGAAAATGCTGCAGTGAAAACTGCGCCATCCAAATCGGAGGCGGCGCTCGGGAAGCTGAGCCTGACGGCGAAGGCCCTGACGGAGGGCGGGTTCGAGTCGCTGTACAAGCAGACGTTCCCGGCCGACCCGTCGGAGCGGCTGAAGAAGACATTCGCCTGCTACCTCTCGACGACGACTGGCCCGGTCGCGGGCACCCTCTACCTCTCCACTCACAACCTCGCATTTTGCAGCGATCGCCCTCTCTCCTTCACCGCCCCCTCCGGCCAGCTTGCCTGGAGCTACTACAAGGTAATCTTTCTTTTGCCGGGAAAATTTCGAAAagattctttatattataaCCCGAGTTCACTTTACTATCcaatggtttaaaatgtatgtTGACCGGCAAACTCtacaagttaaattattttcatcaaAATGTTTGTAGACCGGTAAACGCTACAAGTTAAATTATTCTTGTTAATTTAGTAGaaattgtacaaaattcaaTGACTCTATCTTGGTTAGCTGTTAAttgttttggttttatttgctatatatatataattgaatttgTTTGttagataaaattaaataataaatttgataaaaaaaaattaattcaattgACTAATGtcgcttatttttttaaaaaaattgaaagtgaaAGGAGGGATGGCAAAAGAAAATGTTAAAATTGAGAGGATCATTAAAAATGTCCTATAATTGAGGGGGCCCTCATTGCATTTTGCGATATTGTGTTCAATTAAGAGGCTGTTTGGTtccttaaaaaaatatgaaaaaagaattccaagaaaaaatatattatggaaatttttttctattttttcatcCCTTTGGTTTAAAAGATTAGTTTTTttggaaagttttttttttctaaattttatgaaaaatgagTTTTTggtttttcagattttttagaaaaaggaaaatactaattttttataaaatccgaaagaagaaaattaaaaaaaaattattttttttagatacaaattgaaaaagaagtttttcatagaattttttttttgaatatatttttcacaGTTTTTTGAGAGACCGAAAAGAAGGTAAGATTTAGAAAATTGGTGCTATGTCCACTTTTCATTTTGtgtattaaaatattacatttatTACCTTGTGTacttataaatttcatatatatttatgaaaaaaactaAAGAGGCAACAAGCTGCGTCTATGAATCACAGAATGGCAAAGTATTaacagtttttttcttttcaaaaaatgcGTCAAAAAATGCGCATCAAATGTTCGATATATGATTGAGATGAGTCTCATATTATGTTATCTCCAGGTTCTGATCCCGCTGTCGAAGATCGCGAAGGTGAATCCGGTGACGCTGAAGGAGAACCCGCCAGAGAGGTACGTGCAGGTGGTGACGGTGGACGGCCACGAGTTCTGGTTCATGGGGTTCATCAGCTACGAGAAGGCCGTGAAGCACCTGCTCGACGCCGCCTCAGGCTCTGCGGCCGCGGCGGCACAGAGGAGTTCTCCTCAGCCTGCAGTTCACTAATGCCTACAAGTGCAGTTCTATATATAGATGCAGTTGTGTAGATGTGTGAGATTTGGACTGTTATATATACTGTTTACTATTGTATAGTGTTTCTTAGCTTGGCTTTGTTATACACTAATGTGGTGTGTGTTTTTGTTGTGAATTTTGGACCTTTGGTGTTAGTTATAATTTTCATTGAGTTAGCTCTTATAGTTTACATGGTCTACTTGTAATTGGGATTTAcgtaatttgattattttgattaGTTGGTTGGTGTTTTTGAAACTATGCGGTGAAGTAAATCTCAAGAAGAATGTATAAACTTTGGAAATTTTGATGCTTCTTCAGataatacaaaaattttttactcaaatttctttttagtacataaaaaggtaaaaaaaaaataaattataacagctaattttttattatattttttaaatgtttggGCCGACTTCGGGTTCGGATCTTTGCTAGCCCGATCCAAACAGGCCCATTTCTCGATACAGGACGTTCCGCTTACTATAAATATCCCGATCGTTTTTCGTAAAGCACCTTTTTTCCCTCCCAAATCAAGACGATTCAACTATGCCACCCAAAGAAATGGAACCGATCGCCGGAGAAGACGAGGTCGCCGGAGATCCTCAAGCTGAAGCGGCCGAGATCACTGGAGAAGAAGAGATGGCGTTGGCGGAGGCGTCGATCGCCGAGGGAGATGAGAAGGACGGAGAGATCGATGCTTCTGCGGCTGTGGCGGCGAATCAGATGGCTGGAGGAGACGATAAGGGCGGAGAGCTCGATGctgcggcggcgacgacgatcgCCGGAGTAGAGGAGAAGGGCGGAGAGCTCGATGCTTCGGCGGAGATGGAAACGGCGCCAATGGCAGGCGGAGGCAAGAAGTATGGAGGGCTCAATGCTTTGGCGGCGCCGACGGTGTCGCCGATCTCTGATAGACACAATAAAGGCATATGTCTCAATGCTTTTggggcagcggcagcggcggcgatCACCGACAGAGACAAGAAGGGAAGAGGGCTCGATACCTTGGCCGCAGcgccggtggcggcggcgccacCTCCTCAGCCTCCTCTTCTGCCGGACCCCCTGCCTTCATACAAAGATGTCGTCGAAATGTTGAGATCGATCTCCCCCACCGTCCCCACTGTTGGCATCCACAAGTCTATGGTTCCCGGCTTCGGAGATAAGGTAGCTCTTCTAGAAGCTTCCGCTAGGGTTCTTGATCTGTTCCTAGTATATACTAATCTACTCACGGTTTTGTGGCCAGGAATTGTAGACTGATTGATAGATCACTCTTCTtgctattttcttctctttttttttccaatttataGAATTGCTCTGCGATGTTCGTAATTTTATTTCCTTATGTCATGTTGAGCAAATCCTTTAAGAGATCTTTTACTGCTATCTTTCTCTATAGAGGTTAGAGACTGAAATTTAATCTGCTTTTGTGAGGTTAAGGGCCTAATTGTACAAATTGAACAGTTGAAGACAACATTGAAAATTGCCTAGAAGGTTGGGGAACTCTTGGTGTAACTTAAGACATGCATTCTAATTGTTTGAGTTGCTATTGAATTGATTGAAGAGGAACCTTGCTCTTTTGGTGTTTGTTTGCTAATTTGATGATATATTATGCTTCTCTAACaccaaccctttttttttttgtttttccaatTTCTTGGATTTGTTGCATATCTGTGAGTATGTATTTGAAAGAACTTGTTTCTTAGGATTACAGCTATATCAAACAAGAGATAGGTCAAAGACATGTTGTTAGTTATTCAAATCTTTGATGTTACCTCTGCAAGAAATGTCGAGCATTTGGAGCTTTAGTTCGTCTTTAAGATGAATTCAGCATTAGGAATTGTAATTAAGCAAGAAAGATTCATTATTTCATAATGATCTGTTTTGTTTACTAAATAAAACTCCATGAtgtaagggaaaaaaaaacgtTGTTAATCCAACCATTAGTATTCTGGTGGTAAGGACTAAGAATAATATCAAATAATTACGTGATGCAAAAATGTTTGGTGGATATTGGTTGTACCTTCACgctttataaatatattttccttTGTTGTGTTGTAATGCATGAAAGCAGGTTCTTTATTGCTTTTGTAATTTCTGGTGTCTTGGAAGCTGGAAGGTGTCTCATCATTTATTTTTGCGCTTCCTGTACTTTGATATATTACTTGCAATCAAAGGAGGATTCTTGATGCTCATTGACTACAgtttttaaagattaaaaagaTTATATGTTTACGGTCATTGTCAAGGGCATAGATTTGCAATGAAATCTTTCTATCTCTGAATGAAATTAGACCTTTTACCAACCCCCTTCACTATTATTCTGGAATTATCAATGTAACTGGTCAGTTTCAGAATGCTGGTTTAACATCACCGAGCAGATGGTTTCTTCTTTACTTACAAATTGGTACTTGTGATGGCCAACCAATGGAATAGAATGTTTGAAATTCTTCCAGCTGGCTTTACTACGGCATTGCTTATTTGTTTAAATTGCATAAGCATTCTTTTCTGTCTTTCGATTTTTCCTAATGTGAAATTCTATAATAGTTTCTTAACCAGCAACTAAATTACATCCTTTACTCGCATGTTTGTGTTGCCCATTTACAGCTTAGTTTTTTTATTCACATAATATGGTAAGTGAGAGAATTTCACTATTGCAGGAATCGTTGCGGGAATTCGCTGCCAAGTATCCATCATGCGACGTCATCATTAAGGAACATATGGAGGTTTATTTAACCAAGCAACTGTTGtcctctttttttcccttcagCAATCATGttgttttttatttacctaGTAAAAATCATGTTATTTCAGAAGCTTGGTAAAGCCTATCCATT
The nucleotide sequence above comes from Ananas comosus cultivar F153 linkage group 17, ASM154086v1, whole genome shotgun sequence. Encoded proteins:
- the LOC109722695 gene encoding GEM-like protein 5, yielding MDPKNTATTGGAAPTPSPPPPATSGGGGGETTVPSAMWGTRQMGQPAAPTAHPGNQEAAAGQWRPRAADEEAPPYVLERQPVAHKPNASPMEHILDFFNSWTTKAEELASSIWLNLKTAPSKSEAALGKLSLTAKALTEGGFESLYKQTFPADPSERLKKTFACYLSTTTGPVAGTLYLSTHNLAFCSDRPLSFTAPSGQLAWSYYKVLIPLSKIAKVNPVTLKENPPERYVQVVTVDGHEFWFMGFISYEKAVKHLLDAASGSAAAAAQRSSPQPAVH
- the LOC109722694 gene encoding uncharacterized protein LOC109722694 isoform X1; the protein is MPPKEMEPIAGEDEVAGDPQAEAAEITGEEEMALAEASIAEGDEKDGEIDASAAVAANQMAGGDDKGGELDAAAATTIAGVEEKGGELDASAEMETAPMAGGGKKYGGLNALAAPTVSPISDRHNKGICLNAFGAAAAAAITDRDKKGRGLDTLAAAPVAAAPPPQPPLLPDPLPSYKDVVEMLRSISPTVPTVGIHKSMVPGFGDKESLREFAAKYPSCDVIIKEHMEKLGKAYPFFRRTYLVGSSLFRCFMIAYLEQILIAEDYQEASYMLQCIEDCKYRHMNLGGSKSEFDDFAREFSQLLSSVSRKKNRISHKELMEKCHDEHTSRSIIVFLKLAACAVACETWAAACGYQNAAAFCLKEIVPTNCEGVDGKIISLVVSAFRVPVRVFTLTNTRLLRQDPQDYLSPSLGPPRPFLTFMVRAGCCEVLYS
- the LOC109722694 gene encoding uncharacterized protein LOC109722694 isoform X2, with the protein product MPPKEMEPIAGEDEVAGDPQAEAAEITGEEEMALAEASIAEGDEKDGEIDASAAVAANQMAGGDDKGGELDAAAATTIAGVEEKGGELDASAEMETAPMAGGGKKYGGLNALAAPTVSPISDRHNKGICLNAFGAAAAAAITDRDKKGRGLDTLAAAPVAAAPPPQPPLLPDPLPSYKDVVEMLRSISPTVPTVGIHKSMVPGFGDKESLREFAAKYPSCDVIIKEHMEEQILIAEDYQEASYMLQCIEDCKYRHMNLGGSKSEFDDFAREFSQLLSSVSRKKNRISHKELMEKCHDEHTSRSIIVFLKLAACAVACETWAAACGYQNAAAFCLKEIVPTNCEGVDGKIISLVVSAFRVPVRVFTLTNTRLLRQDPQDYLSPSLGPPRPFLTFMVRAGCCEVLYS